The Tenebrio molitor chromosome 2, icTenMoli1.1, whole genome shotgun sequence DNA segment gcctaacgctcgggcagcgccacttgagcgcgtcaccaaaaatgtaatcccttttgacagtcttactatagtttaattgtctgtgaaTATCGTCATTAGGTAGGTAACTATTTCTTAAATATTATTGTCGAAAGCAAATTTTCTCATAGATTTCGAGGGTGGTTCATCGTTCTTTGTTTCTGACAAAAGCGAACAACtagaaaattcaaacaatttattttttatgagtGTTACCTAGAACACTTAGGTACATGTAGAACGATGCTaaagtgtttttgttttgtaatctttttttttgcctggAGCCACTCATTCAAGACTGGTATGATAGACAGCCGGTGTAGAAATATAACTGTTGGGAGTTGGAGCgagaatttttttgagaaatccATCTGTAATTAATAATGAGTAATGACTAACTTTGCTTTATATGTTTGTTGAATGTTCTTCTGCCCTGGTGTTGATATTTACCCGTGGGACAGCtatcttcttttttttattatacatttCATTGCGACTCGTTTATCTGGGCAAATCAAGTCGCAGactaaataaatcttttttgtATCAGAAGAGTTCTGGCACTTGATGCACAATAATCGTTTTATTGGTAGATGTCGTCGTAGGCGCCTTGGAATCTGGAAGGTCCTAGATCCTAGACGTTACCGTGTTGAAAACGTCAAAAacctaataaaaaacattaaagaaTCATAAGGTTTGAGAAGCGAACGATTTGATATGAAGGTGAAAATTTACCACAAGAGTTTTTCATTTGCCAATCAATCTCTTTCTTATCAAGGACAATAAATGACGAACCACCCTCGTATatagtgtcataaataattttatctggATGTAACATTACTTTCTAAAGacatacaaaataaaagagaTAATATATATCCAATGTTATTTTTctgacactttaattttattatgcgCTAGATATCGTGGTGGAATGTGAATACGAGCACCCTCTTGACAACAAACTATAAAACAAACGCACGAGACAAGCGCTTCCAGGCGAAACCAAAGGACGAAAACACTCATGTAAGTTCCGATCTAAGGAAACttccaataaattttttttagcaCTGGATATTACGTATCAGATACACAAAACCAAGCGACGCAGGTTTGTACGAATGTCGACTCGAAGGCGACTTTGTGGCCAGCATGTTCGTCTCTTTGCGACTACAACGTAAGAAACATCTTCATCTTGAGACGAAGATGTGAATTAGATTTTTCGTAGAGGCACGTGCAGTTATAAAAGACAGCGGAGACGGTTGCCGGGAGGTCGAAGTGGGAACTACTCTTCGGCTCAGTTGCTATTTGGAGAATACTATTGAGTCACCGACGTATATCTTCTGGTATAAAGAGAATAGAATGATTAATTATGACTTGGATGATGGAGAGAGTATAAGGGAAGGGAAGCAAGGAAGCGAACTGATTTTTCCTAGTGCCAAGTTGTCCCATTCTGGGAATTATTCGTGTGTGCCTTCCAATGCAGACATGGCGAGCTTGTTGGTAACGGTGCAAACGAAGGTTAGAAGAAGGTGTTAAGTTTTTAAACTGAGTAGATTTTTTTAGATGTTCTTatatgttttaaatatttggattttaatgttattttttgtgtaactgcacattttttatgttattaaattatttgttatttgaaGACAATCGATTAGACTCTCAAGACACgagatattttttctaaacaagACATTTCGAAGTTtctttttgaagtttttaattaattcattcaTTAACTTTTTATGTTCAGTGGTACAGTTGGTTGTGAAAAAAAACAGGAAAGGAATTTTTTCCTAATggaaatttggttttgtccatttgtcaattaactgTGTagttgacaatacctatcaaataatttttaaaaatgtcattgaattttgaccataattctaacctatctctcgtaagaaggtttcaagCTAtgacaaaattgtaaaaatgtgtcaattttattctgacagttcccgtttttttgcgACCAACTGTATCTGTCAAATATAATAATACCCATAACATAATAGATTATTacgtactgtcgcgagcaataaattttggtcgtcaatgtcatttcaaaatttggttagattgtcacaaatttaaaaaatttccctgcctgattatgcccacgtcaacaaagtgtcaaaaaattgagaaaaaaatgacaattaatgtcatataacatgatgataggttatgatatttacgactgttttccattggagcattttcgattgcgtcaaagaatgaccttgacgatcaaaatttattgctcgcgactgtatgttatgtaatgataaatttataaaaatacctCAGTACATAATGACCTTGCGGCGCAATATTtacatatacaggctgtcttaTAACAAACGGCCCACGCTATAACTTTGCTATTGACAacccaaatgaaaaaagtTATACAGGAAACGAAATGGCTCTAAAAACACTATAAACCTGAGTGAtcacataatttttataccgTCTACCCATTTATGAGCAAtgggcaacttttatttttcaaatggtaacctatatttttttattgattctgttacagttttttttctgattgtaaTGGCATAAAAAAAACCATACCCTTTGATGACAACATTTCCGAGAATTGAGTTATCAATAGCAAAGTTATAGCGTGGCAGTTTTACAAGACAGCCTgtatcaaaattattttatatttatagaaTTTATTTATCTATCTATAGGaacatataaaataaaattggagTGTCTGTCTGTTAGTTgtatatttaaacaaaatatggAACTATTTGGATTATTTAGGCGACACAGAAGTCATCTTGCAGCTTCTCAAATTTTTGTCTGTTTTTCTGTATATCTGTTTGTTTTCAGTTAAAGCAAAAACTGATACAtcgattttcttcaaattaaGCTTGTTTGAAAGGGAAGACTCTTAATTATGTTCTGTAATGCCAGAGAGTTGCCCAATAACAAACAACCCATGAGTATAAGCGAGGTAGTGAGATCGCCGTTCGCTTATCGTTGTTTCGTCGGTTTTAATCTGCTGTTTCTTACGTTGTATTTTTTGACGTtcagaaataatttgatttttgtattgtattgtagATTGTTTTAAACGCGGTAGTAAAAGTGGTATGAATTGAGGGTTTTGCGTGAAGAGACCTTAGGCACAAAGTAGTTATTATACTGTacagttttattaaataaatattttttacatttacaatGATTAGatacataataaaataacagtCATAACAGGTTCCAAACATACCTAAATCAATAACATGAtgtaaaaattcaatataTCATATCGATTTAAATCTATAGGTATACTTATCACACAATCAATCATTTTAAGTGATAAATGGAATGTGACATTTATACACATTATTTTTACTCTATGATGTGTTTCTTTTATGTACAGAAGCCTTTAAATGTTGacataaatatttgaaagaaaccaaattgaatttttttctttcatttgacAAGACGGAAGAAAATCATGAAGTTGAATCTGTTCAGACACCATCTATTATGAATTCTTATATAAAATTGTACATCGTCTTAGCCAGATTTATGAGTTGTCTTATTAGTGTTTCAAAAATCTGAGATCATATAATGTATACATGTTTAAAGATAACTACACTGGAAAAATGTATATGCATATATGTGTAGTGTCGTATTGCCACTTacatcaaacaaaaaataattacaacgaATGGCAGCGGCGTTTCAGTCAAAGGACTCAAAACCGAAATCGAACAGTTTGGTCATgatgaaattattttgaaagtgTTTGTGAAACGCCCTGTACACTTGATCTCGACGAGGGATATATAGGAGCTTAAAGGACACTCGTTACAAAACAAGCGACTGgcagtttttaaaataattaaaaaattgctgGTCCTCCCACTGTCCAAATTATAGAAAAGGTGCCCTTTTGGCTTGTTTTAATGAAATCTTTtaattataacattttaaatttatcactAATTCATTCCTTCCTGTAGTCACACTTAAAGTTTGTGAGTTGTGTCGCTCTTCTCTTGCCTAAATTTACGTCGAACAATTATTGTTGGTGTAACTTCATAGGTCCTCGAAGCCAAGACCTGATGTCAGTGGCAACTAGCACATCATGTTGACTATGGTCAGGACGAGGAGCCAGGATGAGGGACTGCACTGTAGCCAGGAGAGTCCTCTGGCTCCGTGCTGCATTGCCGCCGGGTTTTCGCCTGGAAATTTTAGaacattaacattttaaaatttcatttgttgctgGGTGGTTATAATTTCTCTGTATTAATTTCTATAGAACGTGAAGATTGCATGGAGGGGTTAAGTGAACAATGTAAGATTATTCATACATCTGTTCATCTCCTTTCAAGTCTCAACAGTACTTAATACAACAAAACGGTACTTCATGTTGTGTTATCTGTCTTCAAGTGATTCTTGACGGTAATATTTTGttggttttgaaatttcttgaCAGCAAACGTTGCTATAATGCTAAATAACGCGCCGTAGTCTTCAATATTTTACTTGACTgctcaaatttttaattcctcACGTCACAGCATGATGGTACATAGCTTAGTTTACTCCTGAAAAATCAAGCTATTTAACACtgaaagaattttaaaaatcggtTCAATGGTTCTAGAGTTTATTCGGAACGTACAAACATACACACGAATGATTGTATTggtatacagtgagttttttttaagactggccatagggttttatatgctaatttttcaaacccccgttaacttttgtcctcatgaaaatattcaacccagttttgtagtaaagttgtgagatatgataatgtattgaaacaatttcaatttaataactaGAAGCAAGGAAT contains these protein-coding regions:
- the LOC138124111 gene encoding contactin-5-like, translating into MRHFCLFFGIILAIFLVNLHDKNGRCAAKRPANIYKRTPFNIFESENNTVELAQLGSNAELPCFIKYSNANLNISWWNVNTSTLLTTNYKTNARDKRFQAKPKDENTHHWILRIRYTKPSDAGLYECRLEGDFVASMFVSLRLQQARAVIKDSGDGCREVEVGTTLRLSCYLENTIESPTYIFWYKENRMINYDLDDGESIREGKQGSELIFPSAKLSHSGNYSCVPSNADMASLLVTVQTKLKQKLIHRFSSN